AGGGCGTTGCGCCCGGAGAGCGAGATGATGATCAGGACGTCCCCGGCGGTGGCGGGGGAGGAGTCCAGGACCGCCCCGGCGAGGCCGTCGACGCGTTCGAGGGCGGAGCCGAGGGTGGCCGGCATGACGTCGACGCCGACGACGCCGGGGACGACGAGCAGGTTCATGAGGGCGAGTCCGCCGGCCCGGTAGACGACGTCCTGCGCGGCGAGCGAGGAGTGGCCGGCGCCGAAGGCGAAGAGCCGGTTGCCGTTGGCGACGGCCTCGGCGATCGCGGCGCCGGCCGCCGCGATCTCGGCCGAGTCGCCGTCGCGCACCTGCTGGAGCAGGCCGATCGCGGCGTCGAAGAACTGTCCGGCCAGCTTGCTCTCGCCCGCGCTGTCGCCCATTCCAGAAGCTCCTTCTCGTCGCCGTCGCGTCGTCGCGTCATGTCGTGGTCGTGCCCTGGTCCTGCCCCGGTCGCCGATCACGGTGCGGTCTGGACCATTGCTCTGTCAATACCGCCTTGGGACGGTGAGGCCCGGTTGTCGGCGTGATGCGTCAGAATTGGTGCAGGGCCAGCGCACGACTCATCGAGGGGCACGTATGTCCGGACTGATCGACACAACGGAGATGTATCTCCGCACCATCCTCGAGCTTGAGGAGGAAGGTGTGGTCCCCATGCGTGCCCGGATCGCCGAGCGGCTCGACCAGAGCGGCCCAACGGTGAGCCAGACGGTGGCCCGGATGGAGCGCGACGGCCTGGTGGCCGTCGCCAGCGACCGGCACCTGGAGCTGACCGACGAGGGCCGCCGCCTCGCCACCCGCGTCATGCGCAAGCACCGCCTGGCGGAGTGCCTGCTCGTCGACGTGATCGGCCTGGAGTGGGAGCAGGTGCACGCCGAGGCCTGCCGCTGGGAGCACGTGATGAGCGAGGCCGTGGAGCGGCGGGTCCTGGAGCTGCTGCGTCACCCGACGGAGTCGCCGTACGGGAACCCGATCCCCGGTCTGGAGGAGCTCGGCGAGAAGGCGGAGGCCGAGGCCTTCCTCGACGACTCGATGGTGTCGCTCGCCGAGCTGGACGCGAGCGAGGGCAAGACGGTGGTCGTCCGCCGGATCGGCGAGCCGATCCAGACGGACGCCCAGCTGATGTACACGCTGCGGCGCGCGGGCGTGCAGCCCGGCTCCGTGGTGTCCGTGACGGAGTCCGCGGGCGGCATCCTGGTCGGCAGCAGCGGCGAGGCGGCCGAACTGGACGCGGACGTCGCGTCCCATGTGTTCGTGGCGAAGCGCTGACGCGCTGACTCCACACCCCGGCTGACACCGCATTCGCGGGAAGGGTGCCCCACCGGTCGTCGTACGCGACCGGTGGGGCGCCCTTCGGCGTTCTCCGTCCGGTTGCGCCGGAACAGGACACGTTCGAGTGCCGCTTCCGGTTCAACGGCCCTTGTGCGCCCCGGTTTACGCCGGAATGGCTACGCCCGCGCCCTCGCCGTGCCACGCTGGGGCGACAGGGTGCGATACCGGGGAGGGGTGGGGGCTGTGCAGCGAGCGGAAGCCGTGCGCCGGATGCCGCCCGCGCGGGCGGTCCGCGCGCCCCGGACAGCAGAGGACCCCGGCGCCTCGCGGCGCCGGGGCCTGTCCTCCCCTGTGCTGACCTGGAGCCCCGAGCTCTCAAGGTCAATCCCCTCGGACCGTTTTCCCCGAGCGGTCCGCCTCCCGTTCAAGATCTCCCCTCGGCAGCGGCCGTCAATCCTTGAGGCCTGTCACTCGAACGAGGGGTGTTGCGCGGCAGGAGCGCATTTTCGAATGCGAGTTCG
This sequence is a window from Streptomyces sp. NBC_00691. Protein-coding genes within it:
- a CDS encoding SIS domain-containing protein, translating into MGDSAGESKLAGQFFDAAIGLLQQVRDGDSAEIAAAGAAIAEAVANGNRLFAFGAGHSSLAAQDVVYRAGGLALMNLLVVPGVVGVDVMPATLGSALERVDGLAGAVLDSSPATAGDVLIIISLSGRNALPVEMAMNARALGLTVIGVTSVAYATETRSRHVSGTYLKDHCDIVLDSRIAVGDAELTHEGIEAPFAPASTVVTSALMQATLAAAAEDLVRRGIEPPLLRSGNVDGGHEWNGRVMTEYGDRIFYRH
- a CDS encoding metal-dependent transcriptional regulator; this encodes MSGLIDTTEMYLRTILELEEEGVVPMRARIAERLDQSGPTVSQTVARMERDGLVAVASDRHLELTDEGRRLATRVMRKHRLAECLLVDVIGLEWEQVHAEACRWEHVMSEAVERRVLELLRHPTESPYGNPIPGLEELGEKAEAEAFLDDSMVSLAELDASEGKTVVVRRIGEPIQTDAQLMYTLRRAGVQPGSVVSVTESAGGILVGSSGEAAELDADVASHVFVAKR